ACAAACAGTCTTTGTATGATACTGCGAAACGGGATCGCGGGCTGCACCAGAAAGCTTTCGACAGCGCCACCGAAATTGCAGCAGAAGCCAGTCCCTTCCTGCTGCAGGTGGTTTGGATCATCTTTCAGAACTTTGCAAAAGACCTGATCTTCCCCGCGAAATCACCCAAAACTTTCGAGACTCTCGCAGAGGTCGAGGACGCCATTTTTGCGCTGGCCGAAGAAAAACCGCTGCTGTTGCATATTGAAAATTTTAATGACCAGGATCCTGAGCACGCGCGCACCCTCGCTCATCTCGTGAATGAAGGCTATCTGCGAAAATCGGCCTGGGTGATTGCCATACTCACCCATGAAGAGCAAGTGGATGACCAGAACCCCTCAAAAAATATCCGGCGCTTTCTCAGAAACGATGATCACTTGCGCTGCTTTGCCGTCCCGGCGCTTGCAAAAGACGCCTGCGTGACCAGGCTGGCAGCTTGCGGACTGTCGCCGGAATGGGCGCAAACCCTTCATAACTTTTCCGCGGGTCATCCCGGCCTCATGAATTCTCTCTGGCAACTTCTACAGGAAGAAGGCATTCTAGATCGAACTGGAACGGATAAATGGAACGCCCGGGACGACCCTCAGCCCCTTCTCCCGGCGGATTTGGCGCGCCGGGGTCTGCAGCGTCTGATTGCGCAGCGTTGCCCACAACTTTCACCGCCGTTCGATGCTTATTTGCTGGATGGCCTGTTCATGGCGGCGGCCATGGGAGAAACCTTCCTGCCCCAGGCCGTTGCCGAAACGGTGATTCCGGCTGAGCGCAAACACAGCGATGAGGAAATCGGAGCGTGGGAGGATACGTGGTATGAATTTTTGGAAGCCGGCGATGAAACCTCCCCTCCCATGGCCAAACCCATGCAGGAAAACGGTCGGAATAAAACCATATCAGGCGCCAATAACCGCCTCTTTTTTGTCCATGCGTTCGAGGATCAAAAGTGGAAATACCTGTTGAGCCACATCGCCCGACAAATGTGCGATCCGCTGGCGTGCAACCGTCCGTTTTACGAAAGCCTGGCGCAACTGGAAGACTGGTTGCAGAGGTGGTTTCAGGAAAATTGGCTGCTGGCCCTGCCTTATCGCATCGCCGTCAATCGCACCCTCTGGCGATTCGATTTGGCGGCATCGTTGGAGAAACAACTGCGCCGGCATCATTTGCTGACCGAACTTCCGCCAAAGATCAACCAAGAACGCCAACGGGTGGCAACCGGCGCCGCGGCAGGAACCTTGTATCAGCTTCTTTTGTGGTATGGCGAGGTATTACGCGATTGCGGTGAGTATCCCACAGCGCTTGAAATTGTCTTGGAAGCGCAGCAATTGGTCGATCAACATAAAGTCACCCTCAGCGAATTGGAACTTGCCTCGCTTTTAGATTTTCTTGCTCGATGTTATCATGATAATGGTCATTATGCCGCGGCCGAGCCGCTGTATCGCCGCGCGCTGGGAATTTACGAGCAGCACCTGGGCCCCGAGCATCCGGAGGTCGCGAGGAGTTTGAACAATTTGGGGATGTTGCTCCAAGATCAGGGCCACTATGCCGCGGCCGAGCCGCTGTTTCGCCGCAGCCTGAAGATTCTTGAGCAGCACTTGGGCCCCGAGCATCCGCACACCCGGACCGTGCGGAAGAACTATGAATTGCTACTCGCCAAGATGGCCGCCCCTCAGTCCCGCTAGGGACGACCTGTTTATAGCCCAGGAATTATTCAACCCTCCCAGCCCCGGCGAGGCGGCCTGTTCCTCGCTCCGCTGGAGCTGTTTGTGCCTCGGCCTGAAGATGAGAGATGGCCGCCCCTCAGTCCCGCTAGGGACGACCTGTTTATAGCCCGTTAGGGACGCCCTGTTTGTAGCACAGGAATTATTCAACCATCCCAGCCCCATCGGGGCGACCTGTATCATCTCAACACGGAACAGAACCACCAATGGCCAACACCTACACCCAAATCTACATTCATGTGGTCTTTGCCGTACAAGGCCGGCAGAATCTTCTCCAACCGGAACATAAGGAAGAGCTGCATAAATACATCACTGGCATTGTACGCAACCGAGGCCAAAAACTCATCGCCATCAACAGCATGCCCGATCATGTCCACCTGCTCATTGGCTTGAAGCCCAGCATCGCCTTGTCGGATCTGGTACGTGACATCAAGGCAGCCTCCTCCGGATTTATCAACGAGAAGAAATGGGTGCGAGGCCGCTTCAACTGGCAGGAAGGCTTCGGTGCATTTTCCTACAGCCATTCGCAGGTGGATCGGGTGGTGAAATACATCAACACCCAGGAGCAACATCACACCAGGAAATCATTCAAAGCCGAATACCTGGAATTGCTCAAAAAATTTGAAATCGAGTATGACGAGAAATATGTGTTTGATTGGATCGCCGCGGGCGTGGGCCGCTCCTCCGGAGCTTGAATTTTGTGGGTTGGACGGAGCTATAAACAGGCCGCTCCGCTGGAGCTGTATCGCCGCCGCCTGAGGATTTTCGAGCCGCCTTTGGGTCGGAGCATCCCCACACCCAAACAGTGCGAGAGAACTATGAATTTCTACTCGCCAAGATGGACGCCCTTCAGTCCCGCTAGGGACGACCTGTTTATAGCACAGGAATTATTCAACCATCCCAGCCCCATCGGGGCGACCTGTTCCTCGCTCCGCTGGAG
The window above is part of the candidate division KSB1 bacterium genome. Proteins encoded here:
- a CDS encoding tetratricopeptide repeat protein — protein: MQRHFPGNVMPTSCRHPVLAIPQGGMMNASALPYIPRPNLEEDVRPFLLANLTPRPSTTKALLLSGKKGIGKKTLLARLLQQETQLSRYTSFILDLNKQSLYDTAKRDRGLHQKAFDSATEIAAEASPFLLQVVWIIFQNFAKDLIFPAKSPKTFETLAEVEDAIFALAEEKPLLLHIENFNDQDPEHARTLAHLVNEGYLRKSAWVIAILTHEEQVDDQNPSKNIRRFLRNDDHLRCFAVPALAKDACVTRLAACGLSPEWAQTLHNFSAGHPGLMNSLWQLLQEEGILDRTGTDKWNARDDPQPLLPADLARRGLQRLIAQRCPQLSPPFDAYLLDGLFMAAAMGETFLPQAVAETVIPAERKHSDEEIGAWEDTWYEFLEAGDETSPPMAKPMQENGRNKTISGANNRLFFVHAFEDQKWKYLLSHIARQMCDPLACNRPFYESLAQLEDWLQRWFQENWLLALPYRIAVNRTLWRFDLAASLEKQLRRHHLLTELPPKINQERQRVATGAAAGTLYQLLLWYGEVLRDCGEYPTALEIVLEAQQLVDQHKVTLSELELASLLDFLARCYHDNGHYAAAEPLYRRALGIYEQHLGPEHPEVARSLNNLGMLLQDQGHYAAAEPLFRRSLKILEQHLGPEHPHTRTVRKNYELLLAKMAAPQSR
- the tnpA gene encoding IS200/IS605 family transposase — translated: MANTYTQIYIHVVFAVQGRQNLLQPEHKEELHKYITGIVRNRGQKLIAINSMPDHVHLLIGLKPSIALSDLVRDIKAASSGFINEKKWVRGRFNWQEGFGAFSYSHSQVDRVVKYINTQEQHHTRKSFKAEYLELLKKFEIEYDEKYVFDWIAAGVGRSSGA